The following are encoded in a window of Castanea sativa cultivar Marrone di Chiusa Pesio chromosome 5, ASM4071231v1 genomic DNA:
- the LOC142635622 gene encoding uncharacterized protein LOC142635622 — MKGYLKRVQGVLGLFDSFKVQQVPRGHNSHADSLAMLATSLGSELPRMVMVEDLLTSSLTNVSAVRVHSVHVGPSWMDPIVTFLQHGILPEDRTVAEKVRRSAPCYWLSEEKKLYRRSYTGPYLLCVHPEAVEPLLEELHEGVCGSHTGGRSLAHRAMTQGYWWPSTENLSKIMPRNVINVKGNGQAEATNKVILAGLKKRLDDAKGGWVEELPHVLWAYRTTPRRSTGETPFSMTYGMEAVIPLESGFPTLKSDQYNEVSNHEKIYDCLNTIKERREVASVKMGSYQQKLKQAYDKGVRSETTWYQVIWC; from the exons ATGAAAGGCTATCTCAAGCGAGTTCAAggggtgttgggtttgtttgacaGTTTCAAGGTACAACAAGTCCCAAGGGGACATAACTCTCATGCTGACTCATTAGCAATGTTGGCCACTTCACTGGGTTCGGAGTTACCACGTATGGTCATGGTGGAGGATTTACTGACTTCTAGCTTGACCAACGTTTCGGCAGTACGGGTTCACAGCGTTCATGTTGGTCCAagttggatggacccaattGTAACTTTCTTGCAGCACGGAATACTACCTGAAGACAGAACAGTTGCCGAGAAGGTACGAAGAAGCGCTCCCTGTTATTGGCTATCAGAGGAGAAAAAACTCTATAGACGTTCCTACACAGGGCCGTACCTGCTTtgcgtacatcctgaagcaGTGGAACCTCTGCTGGAGGAGTTGCATGAAGGTGTGTGTGGGAGTCATACTGGAGGAAGATCACTAGCTCATAGAGCCATgacccaagggtattggtggccaagcaCGGAGAACCTCTCGAAGATTATGCcaagaaatgtgatcaatgtcaaag gaaatggtcagGCCGAGGCAACCAATAAAGTCATCTTGGCAGGTTTGAAGAAACGATTAGACGATGCCAAAGGAGGCTGGGTAGAGGAATTGCCTCATGTGCTATGGGCTTATCGCACTACACCCCGAAGATCGACAGGCGAGactcccttttcaatgacgtatGGAATGGAAGCTGTAATACCATTAGAGTCAGGCTTTCCCACTTTGAAGTCCGACCAGTATAACGAAGTGAGCAATCATGAGAAGATATATGATTGTTTGAATACTATTAAGGAAAGGAGAGAAGTGGCCAGTGTGAAAATGGGCAGttatcagcaaaagcttaaGCAGGCGTACGACAAGGGAGTTAGATCCGAGACCACTTGGTACCAGGTGATTTGGTGCTAA
- the LOC142637054 gene encoding inositol-phosphate phosphatase produces the protein MAENDSLSDFLASAVDAAKRAGEIIRKGFYETKHVEHKGTVDLVTETDKACEDLIFNHLKQLYPTHKFIGEETTAAFGVVELTDEPTWIVDPLDGTTNFVHGFPFVCVSIGLTLGKVPTVGVVYNPIMNELFTGIRGKGAFLNGNPIKVSSQTELVKSLLATEAGTKRDKPTLDSSMNRINILLAKVRSLRMTGSCALNLCGIACGRLDLFYELGFGGPWDVAGGAVIVTEAGGLVYDPSGKDFDITAQRVAASNPLLKDAFIEALQQTE, from the exons ATGGCCGAAAATG ATTCGCTGTCAGACTTCCTTGCCTCTGCTGTGGATGCAGCGAAGAGAGCTGGCGAG ATAATTCGTAAAGGATTCTATGAAACCAAACATGTGGAGCATAAAGGCACG GTGGATTTGGTAACAGAAACTGATAAGGCGTGTGAAGATCTCATTTTCAATCATCTCAAGCAGCTTTATCCCACGCATAAG TTCATTGGTGAAGAAACTACTGCTGCTTTTGGTGTTGTGGAATTGACCGATGAACCCACGTGGATAGTTGATCCTCTTGATGGAACCACTAACTTTGTCCATGG GTTTCCCTTTGTATGTGTTTCAATCGGTCTTACACTTGGAAAGGTTCCTACAGTTGGTGTTGTTTACAATCCAATAATGAATGAG CTTTTTACTGGAATCCGTGGAAAAGGTGCTTTTTTGAATGGAAACCCTATAAAAG TTTCATCTCAAACTGAACTGGTGAAGTCTCTCCTTGCAACTGAG GCTGGAACTAAACGTGATAAGCCAACATTGGATTCCTCTATGAACAGAATTAATATCTTACTTGCCaag GTGAGATCCCTTCGAATGACTGGCTCTTGTGCATTAAATCTCTGTGGAATTGCATGTGGAAGGCTTGATCTATTTTATGAGCTTGGCTTTGGGGGTCCATG GGATGTGGCAGGTGGTGCAGTGATTGTAACAGAAGCTGGAGGACTTGTGTATGACCC ATCCGGTAAAGATTTTGACATTACCGCACAGCGGGTAGCAGCTTCAAACCCTCTTCTCAAGGATGCATTTATTGAGGCTTTGCAGCAAACGGAATGA